A single Spartinivicinus ruber DNA region contains:
- a CDS encoding type II toxin-antitoxin system VapC family toxin, with the protein MIFDTSILIYAARGYEAAKSIILNTPERAISAVTYMEFVPFCRNKQELKHFEKMLENQQFKIYEIDPQISINARSYTKQFALSHSVEMGDALIAATAVRYGETLCTTNLKHFKPISGIELQQFSVE; encoded by the coding sequence ATGATATTTGATACCAGTATTCTGATTTATGCGGCTCGTGGGTATGAAGCAGCTAAAAGTATCATCTTAAATACACCAGAACGGGCTATTTCAGCTGTTACCTACATGGAATTTGTGCCATTTTGCCGCAATAAACAGGAACTAAAGCACTTTGAAAAAATGCTAGAAAATCAGCAATTCAAAATCTATGAAATTGACCCACAAATTTCTATCAATGCACGCAGCTATACAAAACAGTTTGCGCTTAGCCATAGTGTAGAAATGGGCGATGCTTTAATTGCCGCAACAGCTGTTCGCTATGGTGAAACACTATGCACAACCAACCTAAAGCACTTTAAGCCTATTTCTGGTATTGAGTTACAGCAATTTTCTGTTGAATAA
- a CDS encoding GNAT family N-acetyltransferase, producing the protein MTISIREEQPSDIQSIHEVTVAAFLEAPHTDHTEQFIVKALRESSALSISLVAEEAGNVVGHVALSPISISDGTDGWYGLGPISVHPNNQNKGIGSKLMNAAIQELKNIKAKGCVLLGDPNYYHRFGFRPREGLVLPDVPEEYFQALVFQDDLPQGIVTYHKSFSAKS; encoded by the coding sequence TTGACTATTAGTATCCGAGAAGAACAACCAAGCGATATTCAAAGTATTCATGAGGTTACTGTTGCTGCATTTCTTGAAGCGCCGCATACTGACCATACTGAGCAATTTATTGTTAAAGCTCTTCGTGAGTCATCCGCATTATCGATTTCACTTGTTGCCGAAGAGGCAGGTAATGTCGTTGGGCATGTGGCACTTTCTCCCATCAGTATTTCTGACGGTACAGATGGCTGGTATGGTCTGGGTCCAATATCAGTTCATCCGAACAATCAGAATAAAGGTATTGGTTCAAAACTTATGAATGCAGCTATTCAAGAGCTAAAGAATATAAAAGCAAAAGGTTGCGTATTGCTCGGAGACCCTAATTATTATCATCGTTTTGGCTTTAGACCTAGAGAAGGATTGGTACTTCCAGATGTACCAGAGGAATATTTTCAAGCGCTAGTATTTCAAGACGATTTGCCTCAAGGAATAGTCACTTATCATAAATCCTTTTCTGCAAAGAGTTAA
- a CDS encoding RHS repeat protein yields the protein MKKLAPSLIITLASLANADNNRYIVHYQSAWTTQVCKSTLRLASTKEAACKIATPCILNYHIKKFPRDYARVEKIYNGIVQPHSRYYGAQTCHIGFTYKNRIGSLQEHLTTAKFYTLEKSKVPECPEDSKLCQGTQNTGSSSCSDPSTGNPVRISNGNKYQVETDIVSKIGFQRFYNSLLEEWSHSFNYKIINSIKSESVKYLARPDGKQLPIELKGDQWQTEVGSGLTVSTTTKHSAVWLVTSGQQKEYYDDQGRLIRLEKASGEVVISEWTDNQQIIKDDKNNQVTLTFDGFQRLVSVQLNQDKPVKYEYDYLSRLSKVTLASGKTRQYHYDNSQFPLALTGITDENGVRFATWTYDDQGRAISSEHAGGKEKVSLEFHDNNSTTVTNPLGKKTTYHFQSFNGVNKVVKVEGHQSANCAAANKEYTYYPTGLLKTKTDWKGNTTEYKYNDQGLQIEKTEAVGTSQARTVTTEWDVEKRLPLKSSDGKLETLYQYDEQGKLASKKQVSQPSAK from the coding sequence ATGAAAAAACTAGCCCCCAGTTTAATCATCACATTAGCAAGCCTGGCCAATGCAGATAACAATAGATACATAGTTCATTATCAGTCTGCTTGGACTACACAAGTATGTAAAAGTACCCTCAGACTTGCTTCCACTAAAGAAGCTGCCTGCAAAATTGCTACCCCCTGTATATTAAATTACCATATAAAAAAGTTTCCTAGAGACTATGCAAGGGTTGAAAAAATTTATAATGGTATAGTGCAACCACATAGCCGGTATTATGGTGCACAAACCTGTCATATAGGGTTTACCTATAAAAATAGAATTGGCTCATTACAAGAGCACTTAACGACAGCAAAGTTTTATACACTTGAAAAAAGCAAAGTGCCTGAATGCCCGGAAGATTCAAAATTATGCCAAGGCACCCAAAATACAGGCAGTAGCTCTTGCTCAGATCCTTCAACCGGTAATCCAGTTCGTATTTCTAATGGTAATAAATATCAAGTTGAAACTGATATTGTAAGTAAAATTGGATTCCAACGCTTTTATAACAGCTTACTAGAAGAGTGGAGCCATAGTTTTAATTATAAAATAATTAACTCCATTAAATCTGAATCAGTTAAATATTTAGCTCGTCCAGATGGAAAACAGTTACCTATTGAACTGAAGGGTGATCAATGGCAAACAGAAGTCGGATCAGGTTTAACTGTTTCTACAACAACTAAGCACAGTGCTGTTTGGTTAGTCACTTCAGGACAACAAAAAGAATACTATGATGACCAAGGTCGATTAATTCGCTTGGAAAAAGCGAGTGGTGAAGTAGTAATCAGTGAGTGGACGGATAATCAACAAATTATTAAAGATGACAAAAATAACCAAGTTACTCTGACTTTTGATGGTTTTCAACGATTAGTTTCTGTACAGCTAAATCAGGATAAACCTGTTAAGTATGAGTATGATTATTTGTCCAGGCTATCAAAGGTAACGTTAGCAAGTGGCAAAACCCGCCAGTATCATTACGATAATAGTCAGTTTCCTCTTGCACTAACAGGCATCACCGACGAAAACGGTGTTCGCTTTGCTACCTGGACCTATGATGATCAAGGCCGTGCTATTTCCAGTGAACATGCTGGCGGCAAGGAAAAAGTATCGCTGGAATTCCACGACAATAACTCTACAACTGTTACTAATCCGCTTGGCAAGAAAACCACTTACCATTTTCAGTCTTTTAATGGGGTGAATAAAGTGGTGAAGGTGGAAGGTCACCAGTCCGCTAACTGTGCTGCAGCGAATAAGGAGTACACTTACTACCCTACCGGCTTGCTCAAGACTAAAACCGATTGGAAAGGCAACACCACTGAGTACAAGTACAACGACCAGGGCTTGCAAATCGAGAAGACAGAAGCCGTGGGAACTTCTCAAGCGCGCACGGTGACGACTGAGTGGGATGTTGAGAAACGCTTACCGTTGAAGTCTTCAGATGGAAAACTGGAAACGCTGTATCAGTACGATGAGCAAGGAAAACTAGCTAGTAAAAAGCAGGTGAGCCAACCATCTGCAAAATAA
- a CDS encoding RHS repeat protein, with product MKFNRIFSGLLAAGLAFSAQANTPLEREWLYQHDSQGNLTQVDGPRTDVQDITRYEYDDKRQLVKTINALGHITELKDHNYRGSPQTLIDANGTVTKITYNDDGDAETITVKSKSGDITTSFTYDNVGQVTQISLPNSSVVKYEYSPARYLMAIENSLGERIEYEYDNAGNQTKQTIKSATGEIVSQQSWVYDELSRLLRSVGANEQTAENEYDFNGNLTGFTDPNENKTTHGFDALNRLTQTTDALEGVTRLEYNQSDQVTKVVDPKGTTTQYEYDEFGRLIKQVSPDSGTTTYEHDLADNITKRTDANGKVTEYTYDAINRLTKKSYPSAPELTIEYLYDDTSDDHPGIGKLTGVKDTKGVIAYQYDDRGNIVNLGRTIETGSQSIQQSIGYQYNISNQLTQVTYPSNLKVNYQRNNEGQITSVSAEWGTGDAAQTIELAKDISYQAFGPMTSLTWGNGLTLNRQFNLDGQLTQQAIAGLQQLNYKYDPNGNITEIAKSETDKREFKYDVLDRLFQEIDGLKTTEYTYDAVGNRLSKKETLQDMVSPQESTYAENSNRLATSYMGPVRIDEAGNTTGNGPLNFEYAANNRLSKVKEGDFLLASYKYNAIGERIHKTIHFGNEQPAHWIYTYNESGQILAETKYSKIWQQQLTRQYVWLGSLPLTMIEQVANGATLNAPQVTYLHSDHLNTPRLATNQQKQTLWSWESDAFGVGEANEDVDGNSQKTVVSLRFPGQLADTESGLFYNYYRDYDPTLGRYIESDPIGLAGGLNTFVYVSNNPLKFIDPDGLKKKFPANHPVCRGLRQKIRNLEDDLYNKRWPDLQNNPQNLPERIGPGEKLSQTVRGHRTLINHNYTLLRKYEQRYHEECEDDDDDPTGDSCDTGCAAAKTAATIGAGYVAYRCIRLIPSLLPPLWPTLPANAIAP from the coding sequence ATGAAATTTAATCGAATATTTTCTGGGTTATTGGCAGCAGGATTAGCCTTTTCTGCTCAGGCAAATACACCACTCGAACGGGAATGGTTATATCAACATGATAGCCAAGGCAACCTCACGCAGGTTGATGGTCCTCGTACTGATGTTCAGGACATCACGCGTTATGAATACGACGATAAACGTCAGCTTGTTAAAACCATTAATGCCCTTGGCCATATCACAGAACTAAAAGACCACAACTACCGTGGTAGCCCTCAAACCCTGATTGATGCCAATGGCACCGTTACCAAAATTACTTATAACGATGATGGGGACGCCGAAACCATCACAGTTAAGAGTAAATCAGGTGATATTACAACTAGTTTCACCTATGACAACGTAGGGCAAGTCACTCAAATTAGCCTGCCAAATAGCAGTGTCGTTAAATACGAATACAGCCCTGCTCGCTATTTAATGGCGATAGAAAACAGCTTAGGCGAGCGTATCGAATATGAATACGACAATGCAGGTAATCAAACTAAGCAAACCATTAAATCTGCTACTGGCGAGATCGTAAGCCAACAAAGCTGGGTATACGATGAGTTAAGCCGTTTGTTGCGTAGTGTGGGAGCCAATGAGCAAACCGCTGAAAATGAGTATGACTTTAATGGCAATCTAACGGGCTTTACTGATCCTAATGAAAATAAAACCACTCATGGCTTTGATGCGTTAAATCGGTTAACCCAAACGACAGACGCGTTAGAAGGTGTCACTCGCCTGGAGTACAACCAGAGTGATCAGGTCACCAAGGTCGTTGATCCTAAAGGCACTACCACCCAATACGAATATGATGAGTTTGGCCGCTTAATCAAGCAGGTCAGCCCAGATTCAGGGACTACGACTTATGAGCATGACTTGGCAGATAACATCACCAAGCGTACGGATGCTAACGGCAAAGTCACTGAGTACACCTACGATGCGATTAATCGCCTAACAAAAAAATCATATCCCAGCGCCCCAGAATTAACCATTGAGTATTTATACGACGATACCAGCGATGATCATCCAGGTATTGGCAAGCTCACAGGGGTTAAGGATACAAAAGGTGTGATTGCCTATCAATATGATGATCGCGGCAATATTGTGAATTTAGGCCGTACCATCGAAACGGGTAGCCAAAGCATTCAGCAAAGTATTGGCTATCAATACAACATAAGTAACCAACTCACCCAAGTTACCTACCCTAGTAATTTAAAAGTTAACTACCAGCGTAATAACGAAGGGCAAATCACCAGTGTTAGTGCTGAATGGGGAACGGGTGATGCAGCCCAAACCATCGAGTTAGCCAAAGACATTAGCTATCAAGCGTTTGGTCCCATGACCTCACTGACTTGGGGTAATGGCCTGACTTTAAACCGCCAATTTAATTTAGATGGTCAGCTCACTCAGCAAGCTATCGCAGGCTTACAACAGCTGAATTACAAATATGACCCTAATGGCAATATTACCGAAATAGCCAAAAGCGAAACGGATAAAAGGGAGTTTAAGTACGATGTACTTGACCGACTTTTCCAGGAAATTGATGGCTTAAAAACCACTGAATATACCTATGATGCGGTAGGCAATCGATTAAGCAAAAAAGAAACGCTGCAAGATATGGTGAGTCCACAGGAAAGCACTTATGCAGAAAACAGTAACCGTTTAGCCACCTCTTACATGGGGCCAGTGCGCATTGATGAAGCTGGCAATACCACAGGCAATGGCCCATTAAACTTTGAATACGCAGCAAATAACCGCCTAAGCAAAGTTAAAGAAGGCGACTTCTTATTAGCTAGCTATAAATACAATGCCATCGGTGAGCGGATTCATAAAACCATTCATTTTGGCAATGAGCAGCCAGCTCACTGGATTTACACCTATAACGAATCAGGCCAAATCCTTGCAGAAACCAAATACAGCAAAATCTGGCAACAACAGTTAACCCGTCAGTATGTGTGGTTAGGTAGTTTACCACTGACAATGATCGAGCAAGTTGCTAATGGCGCAACCCTAAATGCACCACAAGTGACGTACCTTCATAGTGATCATTTAAATACGCCAAGGCTGGCCACCAATCAGCAGAAACAGACGCTTTGGTCATGGGAGTCTGATGCCTTTGGAGTGGGTGAAGCTAATGAGGATGTCGATGGAAACAGCCAGAAGACAGTTGTTTCCTTACGTTTTCCAGGGCAGCTAGCCGACACTGAGAGTGGGCTGTTTTACAACTATTATAGAGACTACGATCCAACACTAGGACGCTACATTGAGAGTGATCCAATTGGTTTAGCGGGCGGTCTAAATACATTTGTTTATGTTTCTAATAATCCGCTTAAATTTATAGATCCTGATGGACTTAAGAAAAAGTTTCCAGCTAATCATCCTGTATGCAGAGGGCTTCGACAAAAAATAAGAAATCTTGAAGATGACTTATATAACAAGCGCTGGCCAGACTTACAAAACAATCCCCAAAACCTACCAGAAAGGATAGGGCCTGGAGAAAAACTTAGCCAAACAGTTCGAGGACATAGAACACTAATCAACCATAATTACACTTTGCTGCGCAAATATGAGCAACGCTATCATGAAGAGTGTGAAGATGATGACGATGATCCTACTGGCGATTCCTGTGACACAGGGTGTGCCGCAGCTAAAACAGCTGCAACCATTGGGGCTGGTTATGTTGCCTATCGCTGCATTCGCTTAATACCATCTCTACTACCTCCTTTATGGCCAACTTTACCAGCTAATGCAATAGCCCCGTAA
- a CDS encoding helix-turn-helix domain-containing protein has protein sequence MTEQYESVWDALEEDPIKAQNYKLRSDLMMAVTAQIKQKKLTQADAAELLAVSQPRISSLLNGKLDQFRIDMLIDFAHKLGLHVSVDVAA, from the coding sequence ATGACAGAGCAATATGAAAGCGTTTGGGATGCTTTGGAAGAAGACCCAATAAAAGCGCAAAACTACAAATTACGATCTGATTTAATGATGGCTGTGACAGCTCAGATTAAGCAGAAGAAACTAACCCAAGCCGATGCAGCTGAGCTTTTAGCAGTTTCTCAGCCTAGAATCAGCAGCCTATTAAACGGCAAGCTAGACCAGTTTCGTATAGATATGCTGATTGATTTTGCCCATAAGCTTGGGCTGCATGTAAGCGTGGATGTGGCGGCTTGA
- a CDS encoding type II toxin-antitoxin system RelE/ParE family toxin, whose protein sequence is MKPIKFVGKSLDNLKWFPVEARQQAGYQLHKVQSGEDPDDWKPMKTVGTGVKEIRIKEGEQYRVIYIAKLEDAVYVLHAFKKKTQKTSQHDIEIAKQALKQIQP, encoded by the coding sequence ATGAAGCCAATCAAGTTTGTAGGTAAGTCGTTAGACAACCTTAAGTGGTTTCCAGTAGAGGCCAGGCAGCAAGCGGGCTACCAGCTTCACAAGGTTCAAAGCGGTGAAGACCCAGACGACTGGAAGCCAATGAAAACGGTAGGTACAGGGGTAAAAGAGATAAGGATTAAGGAAGGTGAACAATACAGGGTTATCTATATCGCCAAGCTAGAAGATGCTGTTTATGTACTTCATGCCTTTAAGAAGAAAACGCAGAAAACTAGCCAGCATGATATAGAGATAGCAAAACAAGCATTAAAACAAATCCAGCCTTAG
- a CDS encoding substrate-binding periplasmic protein: protein MKFVILKNNTTNNIVTMKYSVALLLTTAFSCAFATECKTIKVSGDVDYPPITWQNPKDKNEIKGLAIQLVYDAFSDSGIKIESVYAGDWGEVQNNARIGKIDIIAGLYINEERKQYLDYTEQPFLMDPVAIFVPSKKAYDFKFSKWEDLKSLQGVTTVGNSFGQKFDKFSKKHLKIKYKELMEETFDELLSGNSDYLIQGLYPGLAGLARTRLSIRITPNPVPVVEEGLYIAFSKRSHCKQHIKLLSNKVSSFVKDKISSSLVDKYFKVWKEDFNLADLK from the coding sequence GTGAAGTTTGTTATACTAAAAAATAATACGACTAATAATATAGTAACCATGAAATACTCAGTCGCTTTACTGCTTACAACTGCATTTAGCTGTGCTTTTGCTACAGAATGCAAGACGATCAAAGTCTCTGGAGATGTGGACTACCCACCTATTACCTGGCAAAACCCAAAAGATAAAAATGAAATTAAAGGGCTAGCTATTCAACTGGTGTATGATGCTTTCTCAGACTCGGGGATAAAAATAGAGTCGGTTTATGCCGGTGACTGGGGAGAGGTGCAGAATAACGCGAGAATAGGAAAGATTGATATTATTGCTGGGTTGTACATTAATGAAGAAAGAAAGCAGTATTTAGACTATACAGAACAACCATTTTTGATGGACCCTGTAGCTATATTTGTTCCAAGCAAAAAAGCTTATGATTTTAAATTTTCGAAATGGGAAGACTTAAAATCACTCCAAGGCGTCACAACCGTTGGCAATAGCTTTGGACAGAAATTTGATAAATTCTCAAAAAAACACCTAAAAATTAAATATAAGGAATTGATGGAAGAAACATTTGATGAGTTGTTGTCAGGAAACTCTGACTACTTAATTCAGGGCTTATATCCAGGTCTTGCAGGTCTTGCAAGAACTCGGCTATCTATAAGAATCACGCCTAATCCGGTGCCTGTAGTGGAAGAGGGTCTATATATAGCATTTTCTAAACGATCACACTGTAAGCAGCATATTAAACTGTTAAGTAATAAAGTTAGCTCATTTGTAAAGGATAAGATATCAAGCTCTCTTGTAGATAAGTATTTTAAAGTGTGGAAAGAAGACTTTAACTTAGCAGACCTTAAGTAA
- a CDS encoding DUF4113 domain-containing protein: MFLASTGTNQGWQMARQHLSPNYMTDWAEIPLVRL; encoded by the coding sequence CTGTTTCTAGCCAGTACTGGAACTAATCAAGGCTGGCAAATGGCTAGACAACACCTTTCGCCTAACTACATGACAGACTGGGCTGAAATACCCCTTGTGAGGCTCTAA
- a CDS encoding SOS response-associated peptidase family protein, giving the protein MCGQFGLAEAFNWCKFTKRLGLNDFDAPNLRFKDAFAPTNTISIITQQDCYQVRDAIWWLLLEETETGFKANSKYATFNSKSSRLTSSPVTKKAFKQTRCIIPASHFVEGDGPKGKRYYHLLKPDSGMIAFGGIYRTWTHSKTGEHCFSASIITLPGHPKLKAIHKNSLPLMLPLDQPEIAHNWLNPSIQDTQGFESLLQPLLHESLQAQTIERPGLPESVGDAFQIGTD; this is encoded by the coding sequence ATGTGCGGGCAATTTGGGCTAGCTGAAGCGTTCAATTGGTGCAAATTTACAAAGCGGTTAGGGTTAAACGATTTTGACGCCCCTAACCTACGGTTTAAAGACGCTTTCGCGCCCACCAACACCATATCAATCATTACACAACAAGACTGCTATCAAGTCAGAGACGCTATATGGTGGCTATTGTTAGAAGAGACTGAAACCGGCTTTAAAGCTAACTCCAAATACGCAACGTTTAATTCAAAATCTAGCCGCTTAACTTCTAGCCCTGTTACTAAGAAAGCGTTCAAGCAAACCCGCTGCATCATCCCTGCAAGCCATTTTGTAGAGGGTGATGGACCTAAAGGCAAGCGCTACTATCACCTGCTCAAACCTGACAGCGGTATGATTGCATTCGGTGGTATCTATCGCACTTGGACACACTCTAAGACAGGTGAGCACTGCTTTTCAGCTTCAATCATTACTTTGCCTGGTCATCCCAAACTAAAAGCCATTCACAAAAACTCATTACCTTTAATGCTTCCGCTCGATCAGCCAGAGATAGCGCACAACTGGTTAAACCCATCAATCCAAGATACGCAGGGCTTTGAATCACTTTTACAGCCATTACTTCATGAGTCACTGCAGGCTCAGACAATAGAGCGGCCAGGCTTGCCTGAGTCTGTGGGTGATGCTTTCCAAATTGGAACAGATTAG
- a CDS encoding DUF4145 domain-containing protein, producing the protein MAEKLNEIVMVKITLPAPKKDAFHCPTCHVYAKQHWFDMTGTGKQYRMESHTFEKFEITRCERCKSPAIWKKSQMIYPNTGVAEPANSDLPDDIKDDYEEARVIAAQSPRGAAALLRLSIQKLCAHLGQPGKNINDDIKALVAKGLPSQVQQALDTVRVIGNNAVHPGSIDLTDDVDTVNSLFKLVNFIAEKMITDPKEIEAIYNSLPQKNLDSISKRDEKK; encoded by the coding sequence TTGGCTGAGAAACTAAATGAAATAGTTATGGTAAAGATAACACTCCCTGCTCCTAAAAAAGATGCATTTCACTGCCCTACTTGTCATGTATATGCTAAACAACACTGGTTTGATATGACTGGTACTGGAAAACAATACAGAATGGAAAGCCACACATTCGAAAAATTCGAGATTACACGCTGCGAGAGGTGTAAAAGTCCTGCGATTTGGAAAAAATCACAAATGATATATCCAAATACTGGTGTAGCTGAGCCTGCTAATTCTGACTTACCTGATGACATTAAAGATGATTACGAAGAAGCTAGAGTAATAGCTGCGCAATCCCCTCGTGGAGCTGCAGCATTATTGAGACTGTCAATACAGAAACTTTGCGCTCATCTTGGCCAACCAGGAAAAAATATTAATGATGATATTAAAGCTCTAGTTGCTAAAGGCCTTCCCTCGCAGGTACAGCAGGCTTTAGATACAGTAAGGGTCATTGGTAATAATGCAGTCCATCCTGGCTCAATTGACTTAACAGATGATGTAGATACAGTTAACTCTCTCTTTAAGCTTGTTAATTTTATTGCAGAAAAAATGATCACTGACCCTAAAGAGATTGAAGCAATTTATAACAGTCTTCCTCAAAAAAACTTGGATTCAATTTCAAAGCGAGATGAAAAGAAATAG
- a CDS encoding TIR domain-containing protein, which yields MRKPRLFIASSVESLDVAEAVNVNLDHDLEVTIWKNGTFRLSSSTIDDLVKKSSTVDFALFIFTPDDIATIRDAQEHVVRDNVLFELGLFIGAIGKERSFILKPRNVEMHLPTDLLGITAADYEANRSDGDLTSATNRACSLVKSEVSRIGLINHAALSETKSLNANPANYQLTELDLGFLASCLRTRTEWPERLSYHQIENDLKHMNSQLLPISAIKLERMGLIDKCVCTDNQSGDDYFGYEITELGVDIVLKNQDQLPKKIEAKTNSYDEASFL from the coding sequence ATGAGAAAACCAAGATTATTTATTGCATCTTCAGTAGAAAGCTTGGATGTAGCAGAAGCTGTCAATGTGAACCTTGACCATGACCTTGAAGTAACTATTTGGAAAAATGGAACATTTAGGCTTTCATCTTCGACTATTGACGACTTAGTGAAAAAATCATCAACGGTTGATTTTGCCCTTTTTATATTTACTCCTGACGATATTGCAACCATTAGAGATGCTCAGGAGCATGTTGTAAGAGACAATGTTTTGTTTGAGCTTGGGTTATTTATTGGTGCTATAGGCAAAGAAAGGTCTTTTATATTGAAGCCTCGCAATGTTGAAATGCACTTACCTACCGACTTGTTAGGCATTACAGCAGCGGACTATGAGGCAAACCGGTCTGATGGTGACCTGACTTCAGCAACGAATAGAGCATGCTCATTAGTTAAATCAGAGGTATCTAGAATTGGCTTAATTAATCATGCAGCTCTATCTGAAACCAAAAGCTTAAACGCTAATCCTGCTAACTATCAGCTAACAGAATTGGATTTAGGTTTTTTGGCATCTTGCTTGAGGACTCGAACAGAATGGCCAGAAAGACTTTCTTATCATCAAATAGAAAATGACCTTAAGCATATGAATAGTCAATTGTTACCAATTTCAGCTATCAAGCTTGAAAGAATGGGTTTGATAGATAAGTGTGTATGTACAGATAACCAAAGTGGAGATGACTATTTTGGTTATGAAATTACCGAGTTAGGTGTTGATATAGTATTAAAGAACCAAGATCAATTACCTAAAAAAATTGAAGCTAAAACCAATAGTTATGATGAAGCATCTTTTTTATAA
- a CDS encoding zinc-finger-containing protein, whose product MIKCPYCSREARLVTGNVIYPHKPELSSKYFWQCAPCDAYVGCHARNLKYGNDGTVPLGRLANRELRKAKSLAHVYFDKIWQKGHASREMAYHWLAAKMQISREECHIGLFDVEQCFRAIELSREFLEGGRV is encoded by the coding sequence ATGATTAAATGCCCATATTGCAGCAGAGAAGCAAGGCTAGTAACCGGCAATGTAATCTACCCGCACAAGCCAGAACTAAGCAGTAAGTATTTCTGGCAGTGTGCGCCATGTGACGCCTATGTTGGCTGTCATGCGCGCAACTTGAAGTATGGTAATGACGGCACCGTGCCACTCGGAAGGCTTGCAAATAGGGAGCTGAGGAAGGCTAAGAGCTTGGCGCATGTGTACTTTGACAAGATTTGGCAGAAGGGCCACGCCTCGCGAGAAATGGCTTACCACTGGTTAGCGGCCAAGATGCAGATAAGCCGCGAAGAGTGCCATATAGGGCTGTTTGATGTTGAGCAGTGTTTTAGAGCAATAGAGCTGAGCAGGGAGTTTTTAGAGGGGGGTAGGGTGTGA
- a CDS encoding recombinase RecT, translated as MNEIAANTTVTPIKTNAKQDIFSLAPRNLQEAMQYADLIAKSSLVPKSFQGRAGDVLVAVQMGAELGLPPTQALQNIAVINGRPSLWGDAVLAVCKGSPLCEYVRERWDDQTKTATCIAKRRGDDEEVIRTFSFEDAKRAALLGKQGPWSQYPQRMAAMRARSWAVRDAFPDLLRGIAVREEQIDAVEKDVTPPKSVKLQDRASQLLGKLQEPNQAETDLQNILTAIDSCVELSELDEVVSAAANLPEELKGQARQAYGAKASELKNN; from the coding sequence ATGAATGAAATAGCAGCAAATACAACAGTTACACCAATTAAAACTAATGCAAAACAAGATATTTTTTCACTAGCACCGCGTAATCTACAAGAAGCGATGCAATACGCTGACTTGATAGCTAAAAGTTCGTTAGTGCCTAAGTCTTTTCAGGGGCGAGCCGGTGACGTACTGGTTGCTGTTCAAATGGGCGCAGAGCTAGGGCTACCACCAACGCAAGCATTACAAAATATTGCGGTAATTAATGGTCGTCCGTCTCTATGGGGGGATGCCGTGTTAGCCGTCTGCAAGGGTTCTCCTCTGTGTGAATACGTGCGTGAGCGCTGGGATGATCAAACCAAAACAGCAACCTGTATTGCCAAACGTCGCGGCGATGATGAGGAAGTTATCAGAACGTTCAGCTTTGAGGATGCTAAAAGAGCCGCACTACTAGGCAAACAAGGGCCTTGGAGCCAATACCCGCAACGTATGGCTGCTATGCGTGCTCGATCATGGGCAGTTAGGGATGCTTTCCCAGATTTACTAAGGGGTATCGCTGTACGTGAAGAGCAGATAGACGCTGTTGAGAAGGATGTAACGCCACCTAAGTCAGTAAAACTGCAAGACAGAGCTAGTCAGTTGTTGGGCAAGCTGCAAGAGCCTAACCAGGCTGAAACTGACCTACAAAACATCTTAACGGCGATAGATTCATGTGTAGAGTTAAGCGAGCTAGACGAAGTGGTAAGTGCAGCAGCAAACTTGCCGGAAGAGCTGAAAGGTCAGGCTAGGCAAGCTTACGGGGCTAAGGCTAGTGAATTAAAAAATAATTAA